One Magnetococcales bacterium genomic window, GGGTATACGGGGGGGGATTATCCCCCCCGGACCCCCGATGACTTATACCAGCGGCTTGCCCTTGCGTCGGCTTTGATGCGGCAATTGGCCGGCCTGCAACCCCATGGCCAACAGCACCACGAAGTAAAAGGCGTTCGAGGGAATCTGCAGGTTGAAGTCGTACAATCCGTGCAGGGCCAGCGAGAGGGTGCCACTCAGACTGGCGAAGAGCAATCCCCTCGCCAGAGGATCCCGTCGCTTTAAATAACTGCGCAGCATGATCCACCAGCAAATGCCCGTGGCCAGAGCCAGCAGGCTGAACCCCACCACACCGAAATCGGCCAGCATCTCCAGATAGTCGTTGTGGGTATGGTCGTAGAAACGGTGGATCTTCTCCGGTCGGTATAGCGGGAAGGTGTACTGAAAGGTGCCCCCTCCGGAGCCGAACATCGGATAATTGGCGATTTTGCCGAGAGTTGCTTCGAAGACCGCCGTTCGGGATTTGTCCTCGAGTTCGGTGTTGATCAATCGCCCCGTCAGGTTTCCCAAGCCAAGCCAGATGCCGGCCAGGATGGAGATGGCCAGGATAGGCGCCATCAGGCGCTTTTCCCGGGTGGAACTGTAGGAGCGAAAGAAGGTCAGACCCGAAATCAGAAACAGCGAAAAGAGCAGTGCTGCCGCACCTCCTCGGGAATTGGTCAGAAACAGGCCGATGAACATGGTGACCACCAGAATGAAGACGATTCCCGTCTGACTGAAGAGGAACTTCAGGTCGTATTGAATCATCTCCTTCCAGCTGGATTCCCGTGAACGGGAGGGCAGACGGGCAATCAACAGCCCGAATCCGAGGGGAATGGTCATTTCGAGAAATCCGGCGAAATGGTTCCGGTTGACGAAGGTGCCGGCGGCGGAACCCTGACTGGACCATTTTGGCAACCACCAGATCATTTCGATTCCGGAAAGCACCATGGCCAGTCCGTAAAAAGCCTCGGCAACGCCCGTCAGCAACATGATCCAGGCCAGCCAGGTCAGGCGTTGCCGGGTTCTGGCCAGCACCAGTACCAGCCATCCTCCCGTCAGATAGGCCGTCGTTTTCAACCACATGGCCATTGTTGCCTGGGTGTCGAGAGAGATGGGCAGGGAGCGGCTTTCCTGTCCGGCGTAAAGGAACATATCCAGACTGGCCGGAGAGAGCAGGCGCAAAAACTGGATATTCAGCGGAATGACCTGAAATAGAGGGATCAGGCTGAAGCCAAGGAAGAGAATAAACGGGAAAGGATGGTTGCGCAGCAGCGGATTGGCAACCATGGGCCGCTGCAGGTGGGAGATCGCCCAGACAGCCAGCAGCAGAAAAGTCCAGGTGGCCATGATGCCCCAGGCCCAGTGACGATTGCTGCCCAGCGGCAGGGGCAACCAGATCATCAACAGCAGGAATCCGCCGAACAGTAAACGGAAAGAAGGGGAATCGTCCTCGTCAGGGGGAAACGATGCCACAACCTTCACTGGGGCTTCCGGCTCACGGTTGTCCACGCATTTTCTCCAGGATGGTTCGGGCCTCGGGAGTCAACAAGGGTTCCAGTTCTCCGATCAGGCCCTTCTCCATGGCCAGTTGGATGACCCGTTTGGCATCGACGTTCAAGGCTTTCACCGCATTGCTGATGAGGCGTTCCCGTAAGGTGGAGGAGGCATAAGGCCACACCACGAAGCCCAGGGAAACGGCGCGCATCTGAATGGTTGGGCTCCAGGGATCC contains:
- a CDS encoding O-antigen ligase family protein — encoded protein: MDNREPEAPVKVVASFPPDEDDSPSFRLLFGGFLLLMIWLPLPLGSNRHWAWGIMATWTFLLLAVWAISHLQRPMVANPLLRNHPFPFILFLGFSLIPLFQVIPLNIQFLRLLSPASLDMFLYAGQESRSLPISLDTQATMAMWLKTTAYLTGGWLVLVLARTRQRLTWLAWIMLLTGVAEAFYGLAMVLSGIEMIWWLPKWSSQGSAAGTFVNRNHFAGFLEMTIPLGFGLLIARLPSRSRESSWKEMIQYDLKFLFSQTGIVFILVVTMFIGLFLTNSRGGAAALLFSLFLISGLTFFRSYSSTREKRLMAPILAISILAGIWLGLGNLTGRLINTELEDKSRTAVFEATLGKIANYPMFGSGGGTFQYTFPLYRPEKIHRFYDHTHNDYLEMLADFGVVGFSLLALATGICWWIMLRSYLKRRDPLARGLLFASLSGTLSLALHGLYDFNLQIPSNAFYFVVLLAMGLQAGQLPHQSRRKGKPLV